One region of Candidatus Omnitrophota bacterium genomic DNA includes:
- a CDS encoding SDR family oxidoreductase, translating to MVRVKGRIMGKNRILITGGTGLLGKALIETGGDAKIGAAYIGAYNMQDGANVAYHKADICKKDEMRSLFDKARPQVVIHTAGAASVDYCERNYDVARNSNVFGTQVITELCREYGSEMAFISTNAVFDGKSAPYSEDDKPSPINKYGEMKLEGEKIVRESGLKHLIVRPILMYGWNNKNERSNPVTWLIQKLGRGEGVKMVNDVFENPLLNTSCAEIIWALIRSGKEGLYHIAGKDILNRYEFALLVADIFGLNRALISSVSSAAFKDLAPRPSNTSYNTAKIERELKIKLLTVKEGLELMKKSAQG from the coding sequence ATGGTACGGGTTAAGGGAAGGATAATGGGAAAAAACAGGATATTGATCACCGGCGGCACGGGATTGCTGGGAAAAGCGCTTATCGAGACCGGCGGGGATGCCAAGATAGGTGCCGCCTATATCGGCGCCTATAACATGCAAGACGGGGCAAATGTCGCCTACCATAAGGCCGATATCTGCAAAAAGGACGAAATGCGCAGTCTCTTTGACAAGGCAAGGCCCCAGGTCGTCATACACACGGCCGGCGCCGCAAGCGTAGATTATTGCGAGCGAAATTACGATGTTGCCCGGAATTCAAACGTATTCGGCACGCAGGTCATTACGGAATTATGCAGGGAATACGGCTCGGAGATGGCCTTCATATCCACAAACGCGGTTTTTGACGGCAAGTCCGCCCCCTATTCGGAGGACGATAAGCCCTCGCCCATCAACAAATACGGCGAGATGAAACTGGAAGGGGAAAAGATCGTCAGGGAGAGCGGCTTGAAGCACCTCATCGTCAGGCCGATACTGATGTATGGCTGGAATAACAAAAATGAGCGGTCTAATCCCGTTACCTGGTTGATCCAGAAGCTTGGCCGCGGCGAAGGGGTGAAGATGGTGAACGATGTCTTTGAAAATCCGTTGTTAAATACCAGTTGCGCCGAGATAATATGGGCCCTTATAAGATCGGGCAAGGAGGGGCTTTATCATATAGCCGGGAAAGATATCTTGAACCGGTATGAGTTTGCCCTTCTTGTGGCGGATATCTTTGGGTTAAACCGCGCCCTCATCAGCTCCGTTTCAAGCGCCGCATTCAAAGATTTGGCGCCTCGTCCGAGCAACACGAGCTATAACACCGCCAAGATCGAAAGAGAACTGAAGATAAAGCTTTTGACCGTAAAAGAAGGGCTGGAATTAATGAAGAAATCAGCCCAAGGATGA